From the Opitutia bacterium genome, the window GTTTTTCGACGAGGCGCGCGTAGTCTTCCGGCGAGAGGTCGTCGAGGAGCGGGAAGGGCAGCAGCAGCGTGTCGTTGAAGTGGCGGTCGAGGTCGCGGGGCTTCACCTGCTCGCGGCGGCCGAGGATGGCGTTGACCTGATCGAGGTAACGCTGGGCGACCGACTGGCGGGCGATGCGGGCGAGCTGGTTGCTGTTGGGACGTTCCTCCTTGGGGAATTTCGCGTAGTTGCCCACGACGGTGCGGTAGGCGGCGCGCAGTTCGGGACGGAGGTCGGCGAGATTGAGGACGACGGAGAAGCGCGCGCGATTGCCGACGAGGACGCGGCCCTCGCGGTCGTAGATGTTGCCGCGCGGCCCGGGCACGATGATGCGGCGCTGGCTCTGTTTGCGTTCCTCCTCGGAGTTCTGCCAGCTCCGGAAAAGTTGCTGGCGGCCGACGCCGATGCCGAGCACGAGGACGAGCAACGCCACGAGGCCGTAGAACGCGAGGAGGCGCGGGTTGCGCGCGGCGTGGGTTTCAATCGGGGCGGAGCTCACGGCGGGAACAAAGCGCGCGGCGCGGAAAAATCAAAGCTGCACGCGGCGGCCGGTCTCGGGATCGAGACGGGCGAAGGCGAGCAGGTGCGCGTTGACCGCCATGAACCACGGCGTGGCGAGGCCGATGACGATTTGGGAGAAGATGAGGTCGACGAAGACGCGCAGCCAGGCGTTGGCGGGATGGGGATTTTCGCCGATGAGCAGCGTGGTGAGCGCGAGGATGAGGAAGAGGTTGGCGAGCAGCGCGACGACGGTGGCGAAGATGGGTTCCTCGCGCGGGAAGCGCTTCCGGCCGTAGAGCAGCACGGCGTGCACGAAGCCGAGCAGCACGAGGTGCGTGCCGAACGGCGCGGGCGTGAGCGAGTCGAAGGCGAGGCCGGTGAGCGCGGTGGCGAGGAAGCCGTGGCGGAAGTCGAGGCGCAGCGCGGCGTAGGGCACGAACAGGCCCGCGAGGTAGAGCGAGACCGCGTAGGGCGCGAGGTAGTGGTTGGCGAGGCCTGCGAGCCAGAGGAGCAGGAGGTTCGCGAGGAGGACGAGCAGCCAGCGGATGTCGCGTTGGCGCATGCGTCAGAGGGCGTCGGGCGTGACGGGCACGAGGACCGTCACTTCCGTGAGCGCGCCGAGGCGGTTGTCGAGGTCGACATCGCCGGTGGCGAAGAGGCCGTCGGTGGACGGTTCGAGGTGCGTGATGTCGCCGATGGTCAGGCCGGGCGGGAAGACGCCGCCGAGGCCGGACGTGACGAGGCGGCGCGGCTGGTTGGGAGTCGCGGAGATGTCGGTGGGAACGAACTCCACCGAGCCGCGCGGATTTTTGAAGGCGTCGTTGATGCCGCCTTGGTAGGAAATGGAGCGGTTGTCGCCCTCGGCGCTGGCGGCGATGCGGAACGTCGGACTCGAGACGAGATCGACCACGGCGGTGTATTGATGAACTTCGACGACGCGGCCGACGACGCCGCCGACGAAGACGACCGGCGCGCCGACGGGGATGCCGTAGTTGCGGCCCTTGCGAATGACGAGGCGCTGCCACCACGCGGTGAAGTCGCGCTTGGCGACGCGCGCGGGCTCGGAGCGGTGCGCAGGAAAGGGCGGGAGCTTGAGGAGGTTTTCGAGGCGAAGGATCTCGGCGTGGAGCTGCTCGTTTTCCTGCAGGCGCAGCTCGTAGGCGGCGTTGAGGCGGGCGAGATCGCGGCCGGCTTCGATGATCTCGTTCTTCGGGCGCGTGCGCAGCGCCCAGAATTCCTGCAGGTCGGTGACGTAGGATTGGGCGGCGGCGAAGGGGGCCTGGAGTTCGAAGAACGTGACGCGCGTGAAGGATTTCACGGCCAGCGGCACGAGGAGCCAGAGCAGCAGCACGAGGCCGAGCGTGGCGAACGGACGAGCTTGGTCGAAGCGGTTATGCTGCACGGCGGGCGGGCGGACGGGCCGTCACTCGCCGGATTCGCGGCGCGAGCGAGCGTGATGAAAACGCGGACCGAGGATGCCGGCCAGAATTCCGGCCAACGGAATGCTGATGGCGGACGAAACACCGAGCGCGGTGCAGAAAAAAAAGAGCGCGAGGGAAATCAGGACGGCCAGCCACGTCGCAGGCGAACGGAGAGTGGGTTCCGAGTCGAGCATCGCGATGCGCTCAGAAATCCGCGGCGATGCGGTAGAGCTCGTCGATGTTGTTCAGGAAGACGCCGGTGCCGTTCGCGACGGCGGAGAGCGGGTCGTCCGAGACGGTGACGGGCAGGCCGGTTTTCTCGGAGAGGAGCTTGTCGATGCCGCGGATGAGCGAGCCGCCGCCGGCCATGACGAAGCCGCGGTCGACGAGGTCGGCGGAGAGTTCGGGCGGGCAACGTTCGAGGGCGGCGCGGACGGCTTCGACGATCGAGGAGATGGTGTCGGCGAGGGCTTCGCGGATTTCCTGCGAGGTGATGTGAATCGTCTTGGGCAGACCGGCGACGGAGTCGCGGCCTTTGACCTCCATCGACAGCTCGGTGTCGAGCGGGTAGGCCGAGCCGATGGTCATCTTGATTTCTTCCGCCGTGCGCTCGCCGATGAGCAGGTTGTAGGCGCGCTTCATGTAGTTGATGATGGCGAGGTCGAGCTCGTCACCGGCGACGCGGATGGATTTTGAAAAGACGATGCCGGAGAGCGAAATGATCGCGATCTCCGTGGTGCCGCCGCCGATGTCGACGATCATGTTCGCGGCGGGTTCGTCGACGGGCAGGCCGACGCCGAGTGCGGCGGCCATGGGTTCGAGAATAGTGATTACTTCGCGGGCGCCGGCGTGCGTGGCGGACTCCTTGACAGCGCGCTTTTCGACTTCGGTGATGCCCGAGG encodes:
- a CDS encoding rod shape-determining protein MreC; translation: MQHNRFDQARPFATLGLVLLLWLLVPLAVKSFTRVTFFELQAPFAAAQSYVTDLQEFWALRTRPKNEIIEAGRDLARLNAAYELRLQENEQLHAEILRLENLLKLPPFPAHRSEPARVAKRDFTAWWQRLVIRKGRNYGIPVGAPVVFVGGVVGRVVEVHQYTAVVDLVSSPTFRIAASAEGDNRSISYQGGINDAFKNPRGSVEFVPTDISATPNQPRRLVTSGLGGVFPPGLTIGDITHLEPSTDGLFATGDVDLDNRLGALTEVTVLVPVTPDAL
- a CDS encoding rod shape-determining protein, which gives rise to MFNQLLGLFSNDIGIDLGTANTLVYVKDKGIVLREPSVVAVHTGSRKVLAVGDEAKKMLGRTPGNITAIRPMKDGVIADFDITEAMLRYFIKKVHNNSKVVSPRVVVAIPSGITEVEKRAVKESATHAGAREVITILEPMAAALGVGLPVDEPAANMIVDIGGGTTEIAIISLSGIVFSKSIRVAGDELDLAIINYMKRAYNLLIGERTAEEIKMTIGSAYPLDTELSMEVKGRDSVAGLPKTIHITSQEIREALADTISSIVEAVRAALERCPPELSADLVDRGFVMAGGGSLIRGIDKLLSEKTGLPVTVSDDPLSAVANGTGVFLNNIDELYRIAADF